The Spirochaeta isovalerica genome includes a window with the following:
- a CDS encoding ATP-dependent Clp protease proteolytic subunit, translating to MIRRYGDDDNKEGKNDEQPDMLMQKMLKTRTILLSGEVNKALAEKVVRQLLLLEADGDDPIKVFIDSPGGDADAGYAIFDMIRFIKPEVYTIGMGLVASAGALILLAAPKERRLAFPNSHYMIHQPLSGIRGVATEIEIHATEIEKLRVKLNKLISDETGKNLEQVEKDTDRDFWMNGEEALSYGLVSKIVASRSDMPV from the coding sequence ATGATCAGAAGATATGGAGATGATGACAACAAAGAGGGAAAAAACGATGAGCAGCCCGATATGCTCATGCAGAAAATGCTCAAAACCAGAACCATCCTTCTGTCCGGAGAAGTCAACAAAGCTCTGGCGGAAAAAGTTGTCAGACAGCTTCTGCTTCTCGAAGCTGACGGAGACGATCCCATTAAAGTATTCATCGATTCCCCCGGAGGAGATGCCGATGCGGGATACGCTATTTTCGATATGATCCGCTTCATTAAACCGGAAGTATACACAATCGGTATGGGGCTTGTGGCCAGCGCCGGGGCGCTCATTCTTCTGGCCGCACCCAAAGAGAGACGTCTCGCTTTCCCCAACTCCCACTATATGATTCATCAGCCTTTGAGCGGAATCCGCGGAGTGGCCACGGAAATCGAGATCCATGCGACGGAGATCGAAAAGCTCCGTGTGAAGCTGAACAAACTGATTTCCGATGAAACGGGAAAGAACCTGGAACAGGTGGAAAAGGATACGGACAGAGATTTCTGGATGAACGGAGAAGAAGCTCTGAGCTACGGTCTTGTAAGCAAGATTGTAGCCAGCCGAAGCGATATGCCTGTATAA
- a CDS encoding DUF58 domain-containing protein → MTENRDLSKKVKQLHLVSGKLVESFFAGNYRSVFKGPGLEFDEVREYIAGDDTRFIDWNVSSRMGSPYTKTFREEREVVLQVLIDISASLGTGAGTVSKQDTAGMIFALLAFAAVANNDRVGSLLFSDRIEKQVQPMKGKKHVLKQISQVLSFKPEGAGSDLSLAFRTTAETMKRRGICLIISDFRAASYWSELTVLSHRHDVIAIRVTDPVDRQYPVSGLVELQDPETGETILGYGRSPRFREEYAEFWEIERLNWLNGCRRIGVDTLEISTEDDVAVKLMEYFNRRNKRQ, encoded by the coding sequence GTGACAGAAAACAGGGATCTCTCGAAAAAAGTCAAGCAGCTCCATCTCGTATCCGGAAAGCTCGTGGAAAGCTTTTTCGCGGGAAATTACCGTTCCGTTTTCAAAGGGCCCGGACTGGAGTTTGATGAGGTCCGCGAATACATAGCGGGAGACGACACCCGTTTTATAGACTGGAACGTTTCATCGCGTATGGGCTCGCCCTATACCAAAACGTTCCGTGAGGAGAGAGAGGTCGTCCTTCAGGTCCTCATCGACATTTCCGCTTCCCTCGGGACAGGCGCCGGAACGGTGAGCAAGCAGGATACGGCGGGGATGATCTTCGCCCTCCTGGCTTTTGCAGCCGTGGCGAACAACGACCGCGTGGGCTCTCTCCTTTTTTCCGATAGAATCGAGAAGCAGGTTCAGCCCATGAAAGGGAAGAAACACGTTTTGAAACAGATTTCCCAGGTTCTTTCCTTCAAGCCCGAAGGCGCCGGATCCGATCTTTCCCTGGCTTTCCGGACGACCGCGGAAACCATGAAAAGGCGGGGGATCTGTCTTATCATCTCCGACTTCCGGGCCGCTTCCTACTGGAGCGAACTGACTGTCCTTTCCCATAGGCATGATGTCATCGCCATCCGGGTGACCGATCCCGTAGACAGGCAGTATCCTGTCAGCGGACTGGTTGAGCTGCAGGATCCGGAGACGGGAGAAACAATCCTCGGTTACGGACGGTCTCCCCGGTTCCGTGAAGAGTATGCTGAATTCTGGGAAATCGAAAGGCTTAACTGGCTCAACGGTTGCCGGCGGATCGGCGTGGACACGCTGGAGATCAGCACGGAAGATGATGTGGCTGTCAAACTTATGGAATATTTTAACAGGAGAAACAAGCGGCAATGA
- a CDS encoding bifunctional ornithine acetyltransferase/N-acetylglutamate synthase translates to MEEFTNQEEYAAVLQSRGVLPEGFSTSVQDLEFFPAERETAQPMKMKLTLIEADEPVAAFAGVFTRNAFPGHPVTIGRDLLSSEKVSGVIINNRISNVRCEKGRETALAITSALRELRGREYPYFPSSTGIIGWKLPEKEILENLSPLAEKLTGGNIFPAAQSIMTTDAFPKVRSVELGDGRICAIAKGAGMIEPNMATMLVFILTDLDVSREDLRDMFPEIIDSSFNRISVDSDQSTSDTALIFSSTRKSCPSVKAFRKALQEVCSKLAEDVVRNGEGTSHVIRVTVEGAADDKEACELGKNLINSPLSKAAVFGNDPNVGRFIQAMGDYYGNRGMAVDPESVTMELGGETIYRNGFFTLDEEKEVKLSNYMKDCSFINSEGFPPHERSVELKITLKRGIGRSSVLGSDLTYEYVRENADYRT, encoded by the coding sequence ATGGAAGAATTCACAAATCAAGAGGAATATGCGGCGGTTCTCCAGAGCAGAGGGGTTCTCCCGGAGGGGTTTTCCACATCTGTTCAGGATCTGGAGTTTTTTCCCGCTGAAAGGGAAACGGCGCAGCCCATGAAGATGAAGCTGACGCTGATTGAAGCCGATGAACCCGTTGCGGCTTTTGCCGGTGTTTTCACCCGCAACGCTTTTCCCGGTCATCCCGTTACTATCGGGAGGGACTTGCTCTCCTCGGAAAAAGTTTCCGGTGTCATCATCAATAACCGCATTTCCAATGTCCGATGTGAAAAAGGGCGCGAAACAGCCCTGGCCATAACTTCCGCCCTTCGTGAACTCAGAGGGCGTGAATATCCCTACTTTCCTTCATCGACGGGAATTATAGGATGGAAACTGCCGGAGAAGGAGATTCTTGAGAACCTTTCTCCCCTGGCGGAAAAACTGACCGGTGGTAATATATTTCCGGCGGCGCAGTCAATCATGACGACCGACGCTTTTCCGAAAGTCCGTTCCGTAGAGCTTGGAGATGGCCGGATCTGCGCCATTGCCAAAGGCGCGGGTATGATCGAACCCAATATGGCGACCATGCTGGTCTTCATTCTCACCGATCTGGATGTGAGCCGCGAAGATCTCAGAGATATGTTCCCTGAAATCATAGACAGCAGTTTCAATAGAATCTCCGTCGACAGCGACCAGAGCACCAGCGATACAGCTCTGATTTTCTCATCGACGCGGAAGAGCTGTCCGTCGGTTAAAGCTTTCAGAAAAGCCCTTCAGGAGGTCTGCTCGAAGCTGGCAGAAGATGTGGTCAGAAACGGCGAGGGAACCTCTCATGTCATCCGCGTTACCGTTGAAGGCGCGGCGGATGATAAGGAAGCCTGCGAACTGGGCAAAAACCTGATCAACTCACCTCTTTCAAAAGCCGCCGTTTTCGGAAATGACCCCAATGTGGGACGGTTCATCCAGGCTATGGGAGATTATTACGGGAACAGAGGCATGGCCGTCGATCCCGAATCGGTAACCATGGAACTGGGCGGGGAAACCATTTACCGGAACGGTTTTTTTACCCTCGATGAGGAAAAAGAGGTTAAATTAAGTAACTATATGAAGGACTGTTCATTTATTAACAGTGAGGGCTTTCCTCCCCATGAACGGTCTGTCGAGCTGAAAATCACTTTGAAAAGGGGAATCGGACGTTCCTCTGTTCTCGGTTCGGACCTGACATATGAATACGTCCGGGAAAACGCAGATTACAGAACGTGA
- a CDS encoding VWA domain-containing protein: protein MLTFETPQYLLLLLLLPPAVYLRHFRKGRGAVLSFPFRVWRGHGFYPRQIGLKGVLFLFSLFFWIGVALLIVSLGGPSLSRHEKLFLSRGVDIMIVFDQSPSMAGKDFPPVNRFETAREMTSHFIAGRENDPIGIVSFGTDAVLRVPPTLDYELLNKRLSELKIMEMGDGTAIGMGLAVAALHLSTSQADEKIIILLTDGENNSGEIQPETSASIASKLGIRIYTIGIGTTGEVSAEFTDPETGSVYSATLMSRFDESMLQKIADETGGRYFHAVSPGTLEAVFQTIDSLESVERLVKMQVVFEPLHYLFILAGFLLIMLEFTVRKAFFREIL from the coding sequence ATGTTGACCTTTGAAACGCCTCAGTATCTTCTGCTTCTGCTGCTGCTCCCTCCGGCTGTCTATCTCAGACATTTCAGAAAGGGGCGGGGTGCTGTTCTCTCTTTCCCTTTCCGCGTATGGAGAGGGCATGGGTTCTATCCCCGGCAGATCGGCCTTAAAGGTGTTCTTTTTCTCTTTTCCCTGTTTTTCTGGATTGGAGTAGCCCTGCTTATTGTTTCTCTCGGCGGCCCTTCTTTGAGCCGGCATGAAAAGCTCTTTCTTTCCCGGGGAGTCGATATCATGATTGTTTTCGACCAGTCCCCCAGTATGGCCGGAAAGGATTTTCCGCCTGTAAACCGATTTGAAACGGCCCGCGAGATGACTTCTCACTTTATAGCCGGACGGGAAAACGACCCTATCGGAATTGTCAGTTTCGGTACAGACGCGGTTCTCCGCGTACCTCCGACCCTCGATTATGAACTTCTCAACAAACGGCTCAGCGAATTGAAAATAATGGAGATGGGAGACGGAACCGCCATAGGCATGGGGCTCGCGGTTGCGGCGCTTCATCTCTCTACCAGCCAGGCGGATGAGAAGATCATCATTCTCCTCACAGACGGAGAGAACAATTCCGGGGAAATCCAGCCGGAAACCTCGGCGTCCATCGCCAGCAAGCTCGGGATCCGCATTTACACGATCGGAATCGGCACGACCGGAGAAGTTTCCGCGGAATTCACCGATCCCGAAACAGGTTCTGTTTACTCCGCTACTCTGATGAGCCGCTTCGATGAATCCATGCTGCAAAAAATAGCCGATGAGACAGGTGGCCGGTATTTTCACGCTGTCAGTCCGGGGACTCTTGAAGCGGTGTTTCAGACAATAGATTCCCTTGAGTCTGTTGAAAGGCTCGTGAAAATGCAGGTTGTATTCGAACCGCTGCACTATTTATTCATTCTGGCAGGTTTTTTACTGATAATGCTTGAGTTTACCGTTAGAAAAGCCTTTTTCAGGGAGATATTATGA
- a CDS encoding tetratricopeptide repeat protein codes for MEKRLLKGLFLLSFILFFSSCNGLEPGLSVLTGNYNYQVGEFQQATINYVTGLESGRFSEWIYYNMGNVYFSLGEGGAALEVWKNVDSAEDRILRYRLNFNKGVLFYQLGRYDEAYNLFKEALRSDPASIDAKINLELTLGKLAAPAAQNGNSGNTAEKNEAVNPAETQRMLEYIRRKEGQLWFSSEKDKENYQEDW; via the coding sequence ATGGAAAAAAGACTTCTGAAAGGTCTGTTCCTCCTTTCTTTCATTTTGTTTTTCAGCTCCTGCAACGGTCTGGAACCGGGGCTTTCCGTTCTGACCGGCAATTACAACTATCAGGTTGGAGAATTTCAGCAGGCTACGATTAATTACGTCACCGGACTGGAAAGCGGACGCTTCTCAGAATGGATTTACTATAATATGGGCAATGTTTATTTTTCTCTCGGAGAAGGCGGAGCCGCCCTTGAAGTCTGGAAAAACGTGGATAGCGCTGAAGACCGCATCCTCCGCTACAGACTGAATTTCAATAAAGGGGTCCTTTTCTATCAGCTCGGAAGATATGATGAAGCTTACAATCTCTTTAAAGAGGCGCTGAGGTCCGATCCGGCCAGCATCGATGCCAAGATCAATCTGGAACTGACCCTGGGCAAACTGGCCGCTCCCGCAGCTCAGAACGGGAACAGCGGGAACACCGCCGAGAAAAATGAAGCTGTCAATCCGGCTGAGACGCAGAGAATGCTTGAGTACATCAGAAGAAAGGAGGGGCAATTGTGGTTTTCATCGGAAAAAGACAAAGAGAACTATCAGGAAGACTGGTAA
- a CDS encoding AAA family ATPase: MENRDLERRVNDAKKLLAEVKQEVGRKIVGQEAMVDGLLMGIIASGHVLVEGVPGLAKTLAVRTLAEALTIDFKRIQFTPDLLPADLTGTMIYRQQTGEFVARKGPVFSNIILADEINRAPAKVQAALLESMAEKQVTIGDNTYKLPNPFFVLATQNPIEQEGTYQLPEAQLDRFVMKLKINYPTAGEELEILKRMGSEKDIAIRSVLNSITIDQLRRAAESITVDERIEKYIVSIVTASRANDQKHLSFARYIEYGASPRATIYLYRCARVKALFEGRTFVLPEDVKGVAYDVLRHRIVLSYEAQAEEMSTDDVIRDILAAVSVP, translated from the coding sequence ATGGAAAACAGGGATCTTGAAAGAAGAGTTAATGACGCTAAAAAACTTCTCGCCGAAGTGAAGCAGGAAGTGGGCCGGAAAATCGTCGGTCAGGAAGCCATGGTAGACGGTCTCCTTATGGGGATTATCGCCAGCGGCCACGTGCTTGTTGAAGGTGTTCCCGGTCTGGCGAAAACTCTCGCGGTCCGCACCCTCGCCGAAGCCCTGACTATAGATTTTAAAAGAATTCAGTTCACTCCCGACCTTCTTCCCGCCGACCTGACCGGTACTATGATTTACCGGCAGCAGACAGGGGAATTCGTCGCCCGGAAGGGACCGGTTTTCTCCAATATCATTCTGGCGGACGAGATCAACAGGGCCCCTGCTAAAGTGCAGGCGGCTCTTCTGGAGTCCATGGCGGAAAAACAGGTTACCATCGGCGACAATACCTATAAGCTCCCCAACCCCTTTTTCGTTCTGGCAACTCAGAACCCCATCGAACAGGAGGGTACTTATCAGCTTCCCGAAGCGCAGCTTGACCGTTTTGTCATGAAACTGAAAATCAATTACCCGACTGCGGGGGAAGAGCTGGAAATCCTCAAGCGCATGGGCAGCGAAAAGGACATCGCCATCAGAAGCGTCCTCAATTCCATTACTATCGATCAGCTGCGCCGCGCCGCCGAATCCATTACGGTCGATGAAAGAATTGAGAAATACATTGTATCCATCGTTACCGCTTCCAGGGCCAATGATCAGAAGCACCTCTCTTTTGCCCGTTATATCGAATACGGGGCATCTCCCAGAGCGACTATCTATCTCTACCGGTGCGCCCGGGTCAAAGCCCTTTTCGAGGGGCGGACTTTCGTTCTTCCCGAAGATGTGAAAGGTGTGGCCTACGATGTCCTCCGGCACCGCATTGTTCTCTCCTATGAAGCCCAGGCGGAAGAAATGTCCACCGATGACGTTATCAGAGATATTCTGGCGGCGGTTTCCGTTCCGTGA
- the rmuC gene encoding DNA recombination protein RmuC, producing the protein MNLQILLYPAMGASLLFLAIIIILLIRGKKSPENSLFETFDSISRRLDRIEDMAGKVDSLSRIFTLPHIRGAAGETMLETLLQNWLPAGSYKMQYKFSNGTRVDAVIRLGKFLVPVDSKFPLESLKELVDNDAAGLSTSAKRVFYKHCDDISTRYIMPEEGTMQFALMYIPSEKIYYKVFIEDEGEFMREILKRGVLPVSPSNMFIYLQTVAYGLRGLNFSKQQKIIMDRLHRLREDFNQLKRQYDVGTTHLKNLQKIWDDSSVRLSSMDSAIERMERPDD; encoded by the coding sequence ATGAATCTGCAAATCCTGCTTTACCCCGCCATGGGAGCTTCGCTTCTTTTTCTGGCTATAATCATTATTCTCCTGATAAGAGGAAAAAAGAGTCCGGAAAACAGTTTATTTGAAACATTCGACTCCATTTCCCGACGACTGGACAGGATCGAGGATATGGCCGGGAAGGTCGACAGCCTCTCCCGGATATTCACCCTGCCCCACATCAGGGGAGCCGCCGGCGAAACCATGCTGGAAACTCTTCTCCAAAACTGGCTTCCGGCGGGCAGCTATAAAATGCAATACAAATTCTCAAACGGAACCAGGGTTGATGCGGTCATACGGCTTGGTAAATTCCTGGTTCCCGTCGACTCCAAATTTCCGCTGGAAAGCCTGAAGGAACTGGTCGACAATGATGCCGCAGGACTAAGCACCTCGGCAAAGCGGGTTTTCTATAAACACTGCGACGACATATCCACACGATATATAATGCCCGAAGAGGGAACCATGCAATTCGCTCTGATGTACATTCCCTCTGAAAAAATCTATTACAAAGTCTTTATCGAAGATGAGGGCGAGTTTATGCGGGAGATCCTGAAAAGAGGCGTTCTCCCGGTCAGCCCCTCCAATATGTTCATTTACCTGCAGACAGTCGCTTATGGCTTGAGGGGCCTGAACTTCAGCAAACAGCAGAAAATCATTATGGACCGCCTCCACAGGCTGCGGGAGGACTTCAATCAGCTGAAGCGGCAGTACGATGTGGGGACGACCCATTTAAAAAACCTTCAGAAAATCTGGGACGATTCTTCTGTCAGACTGTCCTCCATGGACAGTGCCATTGAGAGAATGGAGCGGCCCGACGATTAA
- a CDS encoding endonuclease/exonuclease/phosphatase family protein codes for MKFPALLALSVILFFSCAACSLPFGDDPAPSELSILSWNVQNLFDDVSDGGEYEEFDPAEGTWTSAMFQKRLDRIGEIFDDVLESYPDIVLLQEIENLHALQILGEDILKDRYPWLILFEEEDMSVHTAVLSSVPVTSTARLETGYWGRVRLRPIQEIHFDLNGREMILFNNHWKSRSGGSAATEEGRISAAEVLVSRIRSIVRDNPDALILAGGDFNENHDEYKKNGRAYRTALIPVIEDVPEEWSGSLYLCSDGRDAISTEMRLVLYSPWFDSSRAGTYVYKSQWNKIDHFFLWKSLFDGRDYDFAEFDVIRDVPLLNEYNYPARWDSYSEEGYSDHLPILLKIQNNDI; via the coding sequence ATGAAGTTTCCGGCACTGCTTGCTTTATCCGTCATTCTCTTTTTCTCATGCGCAGCCTGCTCCCTTCCCTTCGGTGACGATCCGGCTCCTTCTGAGCTCTCCATTCTCTCCTGGAATGTTCAGAACCTTTTCGATGATGTTTCCGATGGAGGGGAGTATGAGGAATTCGATCCGGCTGAGGGAACCTGGACTTCGGCTATGTTTCAGAAGAGACTGGACCGCATCGGCGAAATCTTTGATGATGTTCTCGAATCCTATCCCGATATTGTCCTTCTTCAGGAGATTGAGAATCTTCATGCTCTCCAAATCCTCGGCGAGGATATTCTCAAAGACCGATACCCCTGGCTGATTCTCTTCGAAGAAGAGGATATGTCGGTTCATACAGCCGTTCTTTCTTCTGTTCCCGTGACCTCGACGGCAAGGCTGGAAACAGGCTACTGGGGACGGGTCCGTCTGCGGCCGATTCAGGAAATCCATTTTGATCTGAACGGCCGGGAGATGATACTCTTCAATAATCACTGGAAATCCCGCTCCGGCGGTTCGGCGGCAACGGAAGAGGGCCGAATCTCTGCGGCGGAAGTCCTTGTCAGCCGGATACGCTCTATTGTGCGGGACAATCCCGATGCCCTGATTCTGGCGGGCGGAGATTTCAATGAAAATCACGATGAATACAAAAAAAACGGTCGGGCTTACCGCACAGCGCTGATTCCGGTAATAGAAGATGTTCCGGAAGAGTGGTCCGGTTCTCTCTATCTCTGCTCTGACGGCAGGGATGCGATCAGTACGGAAATGAGGCTTGTTCTTTATTCTCCCTGGTTTGATTCATCCCGTGCGGGAACATATGTCTATAAATCGCAATGGAATAAAATCGATCACTTCTTTCTCTGGAAGAGTTTATTCGATGGAAGGGATTATGATTTTGCTGAGTTCGATGTTATCAGGGATGTCCCTCTTCTTAATGAATACAATTATCCGGCAAGGTGGGATTCCTATTCCGAAGAGGGATATTCCGATCATCTGCCCATTCTGTTGAAGATACAAAATAATGATATATAA
- a CDS encoding VWA domain-containing protein, with the protein MKINNPQAVYLLLLLIPLFISAALRYRSGSRQLLRLGGEWRKKKILDLYLVKFFFSTAMLVLFVGAVTLSLMGIIWGQKPVHEEKKGIDVAFVIDISRSMLAEDLFPSRLDKAVDLVRTTMKNLKGSRFSITVFKGNAVVAVPLTEDTISIETFLSSISPAMLSSKGTNPEAGIVKAVNSFPPGIGHNGAVVLITDGDVLEGNLMRGAELASTRNIPLFAIGAGSVEGVPIILNDGSVIRDLSGNTVISSLDRDILVKAAERTGGEYFDLSSPSVSSNLNEAVRAVNDFSDRKGIRFRNIEHFRFFVILALVFIMLHFLIRGVKWKKDF; encoded by the coding sequence ATGAAGATTAATAATCCCCAGGCTGTATATCTGCTCCTTCTTCTTATCCCGCTTTTCATTTCAGCGGCTTTACGCTACCGCTCGGGAAGCCGTCAGCTTCTCAGGTTGGGCGGCGAGTGGAGAAAGAAAAAAATCCTTGACCTGTATCTGGTGAAATTTTTCTTTTCAACAGCCATGCTGGTACTCTTCGTCGGGGCTGTCACTCTTTCCCTTATGGGAATCATCTGGGGGCAGAAACCCGTTCACGAAGAGAAAAAGGGAATTGATGTGGCTTTTGTCATTGATATTTCCAGAAGCATGCTGGCGGAAGATCTCTTTCCCTCCCGTCTGGACAAAGCGGTGGATCTCGTTAGAACGACTATGAAAAACCTTAAAGGCAGCCGGTTCAGCATAACCGTGTTCAAAGGAAATGCCGTCGTCGCCGTTCCTCTGACGGAAGATACGATTTCAATTGAAACTTTTTTGAGCAGCATCAGCCCCGCCATGCTCTCGAGCAAAGGAACCAATCCCGAAGCGGGGATCGTCAAGGCTGTCAATTCCTTCCCTCCCGGTATTGGCCATAATGGTGCTGTGGTGCTCATCACTGACGGCGATGTTCTGGAAGGGAATCTTATGAGAGGCGCCGAACTGGCGTCAACGAGGAATATTCCTCTTTTCGCCATAGGGGCGGGAAGTGTCGAGGGAGTTCCCATAATACTCAATGACGGATCGGTCATCAGAGACCTTTCGGGTAACACGGTTATTTCTTCACTGGATAGAGATATTCTGGTCAAGGCCGCGGAAAGAACCGGCGGTGAGTATTTTGATCTCTCTTCGCCTTCTGTATCCTCCAATCTGAATGAAGCCGTGCGCGCCGTTAATGATTTTTCAGACCGGAAAGGAATAAGGTTCCGCAATATCGAACATTTCCGGTTTTTTGTTATTCTGGCTCTGGTTTTTATCATGCTGCATTTTCTTATAAGGGGGGTTAAATGGAAAAAAGACTTCTGA
- the era gene encoding GTPase Era gives MAGKIRMKSAFAAIIGRPSAGKSTLLNALCGEKVSITASVPQTTRNKIRGILTEERGQLVFLDTPGYHNSDRKYNNYMMGVVNSSLDECELVVYVVDSTRPMGKEEQELIDMLTASGKPLVVVLNKCDSNSQYKKDIRAFLIVNVHPESIIETSALKKEGIDELKEAIFKAAPEGPPMYPDDFYTDQEPEFRIAEIIREKAISKLSQEIPHATYVEISDMEMKGEGDKQKLWVRAFVTVEKESQKGMVIGKGGDQIKQIRREAVSELNKIFPYKIQLDLRVKVNPKWRTKDYLLKGMIK, from the coding sequence TTGGCAGGTAAAATAAGAATGAAATCGGCTTTCGCAGCGATCATCGGCCGCCCTTCGGCAGGCAAATCCACTCTCCTCAACGCCCTTTGCGGAGAAAAAGTATCCATTACAGCGTCGGTACCTCAGACGACGAGAAACAAGATCCGGGGAATCCTCACCGAGGAAAGAGGCCAGCTGGTCTTTCTGGATACGCCGGGATATCACAATTCCGACCGAAAATACAACAATTATATGATGGGAGTCGTCAACTCATCGCTGGACGAATGCGAGCTGGTCGTCTATGTGGTCGATTCGACCCGCCCCATGGGAAAAGAAGAACAGGAACTGATCGATATGCTTACCGCAAGCGGCAAACCGCTTGTCGTCGTCCTGAACAAATGCGACAGCAACTCCCAGTATAAGAAGGACATCCGCGCCTTTCTGATAGTGAATGTCCATCCCGAGTCGATTATTGAAACATCAGCCCTGAAAAAAGAGGGCATCGACGAGCTCAAGGAAGCCATCTTCAAAGCCGCTCCCGAAGGACCTCCCATGTATCCCGATGATTTTTACACCGATCAGGAACCTGAGTTCCGTATCGCCGAAATCATCAGGGAAAAAGCCATCAGCAAACTCTCCCAGGAGATCCCCCACGCCACCTATGTGGAAATATCCGATATGGAGATGAAAGGCGAAGGGGATAAACAGAAACTATGGGTCAGAGCTTTCGTAACCGTGGAAAAGGAATCGCAGAAAGGTATGGTCATCGGCAAAGGCGGAGACCAGATCAAACAGATCCGCCGCGAAGCGGTGAGCGAACTGAATAAGATTTTTCCCTATAAAATACAGCTGGACCTGAGAGTGAAAGTCAACCCGAAATGGCGGACCAAAGACTACCTTCTCAAAGGCATGATCAAGTAA